One stretch of Methylococcus capsulatus DNA includes these proteins:
- a CDS encoding dicarboxylate/amino acid:cation symporter produces MAGRRIFKELYVQVILAVIVGMVLGAAWPELGVKLKPLGDGFVKLIKMMIAPIVFLTVTLGIGKVGDLRKIGSVGLKALIYFEVLTTVALVIGLVVVNLLQPGAGIHADPKTLDAAALSPYTSEAKALNGVDFVLNIIPASAVDAFAKGDILQVLLVSVLFGVAMSRQGERGKPVLDFLERVSDALFATIGLIMRAAPVGAFGAMAFTIGKYGPDTLLSLSKLMAGVYLTCLSFVILVLGAVARFSGFSLWRLLGLIKDELWLVLGTSSSEAALPRLMEKLEGAGCPRRIVGLVVPTGYSFNLDGTAIYLTMAAVFVAQATDTPLTPGHQLTLLAVLLLTSKGAAAVTGAGFITLAATLSSLDVVPVAGLALLLGVDRFMSEARAITNLVGNAVATLAVTRWEGAAEDTGSSVWTPRSVLAPGAAPDGDQQPGRHGAGTDVAQQPERRQSP; encoded by the coding sequence ATGGCCGGGCGGCGGATCTTCAAGGAACTCTACGTCCAGGTGATCCTGGCAGTGATCGTAGGGATGGTGCTGGGTGCGGCTTGGCCAGAGCTTGGGGTGAAGCTGAAGCCTTTGGGGGACGGCTTCGTCAAGCTCATCAAAATGATGATCGCGCCGATCGTGTTTCTGACCGTCACGCTGGGCATCGGTAAGGTCGGTGATCTGCGCAAGATCGGTAGCGTCGGTCTAAAGGCCTTGATCTATTTTGAGGTACTGACCACCGTGGCGCTAGTGATCGGTCTGGTCGTGGTCAATCTCCTGCAGCCGGGGGCTGGCATCCACGCCGATCCCAAGACCCTGGACGCAGCGGCACTGAGCCCGTACACCAGCGAGGCCAAGGCCCTGAACGGCGTGGATTTCGTGTTGAATATCATTCCCGCCAGCGCGGTCGACGCCTTCGCCAAGGGCGATATCCTGCAAGTGCTGCTGGTCTCTGTGCTGTTCGGCGTCGCCATGAGCCGGCAGGGGGAGCGCGGCAAGCCGGTGCTGGATTTTCTGGAACGGGTGTCGGACGCCTTGTTCGCGACCATCGGCCTCATCATGCGGGCGGCGCCGGTCGGCGCATTCGGGGCGATGGCCTTCACCATCGGCAAGTACGGGCCGGACACTCTGCTGTCGCTGAGCAAGCTGATGGCCGGGGTCTATCTGACCTGTTTGTCTTTCGTGATCCTGGTGCTGGGGGCCGTAGCGCGGTTCTCGGGCTTCAGCCTGTGGCGGCTGCTGGGGCTCATCAAGGATGAACTGTGGCTGGTGCTGGGTACCTCGTCGTCGGAAGCGGCCTTACCTCGACTCATGGAAAAGCTGGAAGGCGCAGGCTGCCCGCGTCGGATCGTCGGGCTGGTGGTGCCGACCGGCTATTCCTTCAACCTGGACGGGACGGCGATCTATCTGACGATGGCGGCGGTGTTCGTGGCTCAGGCGACGGATACACCGCTGACTCCCGGGCACCAACTCACCCTGCTGGCGGTGTTGCTGCTGACCTCCAAAGGCGCGGCGGCCGTGACGGGGGCCGGTTTCATCACCCTCGCGGCCACGCTGTCCTCGCTGGACGTGGTACCGGTAGCGGGGCTGGCGCTGCTGCTCGGGGTAGACCGGTTCATGTCGGAGGCACGGGCGATCACCAATCTGGTTGGCAACGCGGTCGCCACGCTGGCCGTCACCCGCTGGGAAGGGGCAGCCGAAGATACCGGGAGCAGTGTCTGGACGCCGCGATCAGTGCTTGCCCCGGGTGCCGCGCCAGATGGCGACCAGCAGCCAGGTCGCCATGGCGCTGGCACCGACGTAGCCCAGCAGCCCGAACGCCGGCAGTCCCCATAG
- a CDS encoding IS1182 family transposase, translated as MSNFRAIDRSTGYLLPPAVDEWLPERHLARFVVEVIDKLDLSSMTRAYRGSGSASYHPAMLLGLLVYGYATGVFSSRKIERATYDSVAFRFIAANSHPDHDTLATFRRRFLEDIERLFVEVLMLAREMGLLKLGTVALDGTKIHANASRHAALSYEHANKLEAKLRQEVAELLALAEAEDRSDVPDGLSIPEELARREDRLAKIGAAKAKIEARAKARCAREQAEYEAKLAAREESAKIGKKPGGKPPAPPAADPGPTDQVNLTDEASRIMKVPGGGFEQCYNAQAVVATDSLLVVAQDVVQDSNDKRQVAPMLKKLGALPEGLGKPESLLADNGYFSEANVNGCAAAGIAPLIALGREQHHPGWKKRFAEAGPAPGNPTPMQTMAHRLATPEGKRLYALRKQIVEPVFGIIKSVMGFRQFSLRGLQKVKGEWHLVTLAWNVRRMFALMPA; from the coding sequence ATGAGCAACTTCCGCGCGATAGACCGTAGCACAGGATATTTGCTGCCGCCCGCGGTGGACGAATGGCTGCCCGAACGCCACCTGGCGCGCTTCGTGGTGGAAGTCATCGACAAACTCGACCTGTCTTCCATGACCCGCGCCTACCGCGGCTCGGGCTCGGCGTCCTATCACCCGGCCATGCTGCTCGGGCTTCTGGTGTACGGCTACGCCACCGGCGTGTTCTCCAGCCGCAAGATCGAGCGTGCCACCTATGACTCGGTGGCCTTCCGCTTCATTGCCGCCAACAGTCACCCCGATCACGACACGCTGGCCACCTTCCGCCGCCGCTTTCTCGAGGACATCGAGCGCCTCTTCGTCGAAGTGCTGATGCTGGCGCGCGAGATGGGCCTGTTGAAACTTGGCACGGTGGCGCTCGATGGCACCAAGATTCACGCCAACGCCTCGCGCCATGCCGCGCTGTCCTACGAACACGCCAACAAGCTCGAAGCGAAGCTGCGGCAGGAAGTGGCCGAACTGCTGGCGCTGGCGGAAGCCGAAGACCGCTCGGACGTGCCCGATGGCCTGTCGATCCCGGAAGAGTTGGCAAGACGCGAAGACCGTCTGGCGAAGATCGGCGCGGCCAAGGCCAAGATCGAAGCGCGTGCGAAAGCGCGTTGCGCGCGCGAGCAGGCCGAGTATGAGGCGAAGCTGGCCGCGCGCGAGGAAAGCGCCAAGATCGGCAAGAAACCTGGCGGCAAACCGCCCGCGCCGCCTGCGGCCGACCCCGGCCCTACCGATCAAGTGAATCTGACGGATGAAGCATCGCGCATCATGAAAGTGCCCGGCGGCGGTTTCGAGCAGTGCTATAACGCGCAAGCGGTCGTGGCGACCGACAGCCTCTTGGTGGTCGCGCAAGACGTGGTGCAGGACAGCAACGACAAGCGGCAGGTCGCGCCGATGCTGAAGAAGTTGGGCGCGTTGCCGGAAGGACTGGGCAAGCCGGAAAGCCTGCTGGCCGACAACGGCTATTTCTCCGAGGCCAATGTGAATGGTTGCGCAGCGGCCGGGATCGCGCCGCTGATTGCGCTGGGGCGTGAGCAGCATCATCCGGGTTGGAAGAAGCGCTTCGCGGAAGCCGGGCCCGCGCCCGGGAATCCCACGCCGATGCAGACGATGGCGCATCGACTGGCAACCCCAGAGGGCAAACGCTTGTACGCGCTGCGCAAGCAGATCGTGGAGCCGGTGTTCGGCATCATCAAATCGGTGATGGGATTCCGGCAATTCTCGCTGCGCGGGCTGCAAAAGGTCAAAGGCGAGTGGCATCTGGTGACGTTGGCCTGGAATGTGCGGCGGATGTTCGCCCTGATGCCCGCCTAA
- a CDS encoding FMN-binding protein, with amino-acid sequence MHSQSCVSWGEQGQRKIAFFASVLAGVCLLGTVSHSRATVYHSQDEAFELAFGPGVAVTPEPVFLSDEQIAAVEREARVKLDSGLFTFYTAERDGKSLGFAAIESHTVRTQPESLLIVLSPKGEVVRVEVLAFHEPPEYQPAARWFEQMKGRTIEQLIPGNGIDAVSGATLSSVAALASVRKVKAIFKQAHPAGGE; translated from the coding sequence TTGCATAGCCAGTCTTGTGTCTCCTGGGGCGAACAGGGGCAACGGAAGATCGCATTTTTCGCCAGTGTGTTGGCGGGCGTCTGCCTGCTGGGAACCGTTTCCCACAGCCGGGCTACGGTTTATCACAGCCAGGACGAGGCCTTCGAGCTGGCTTTCGGGCCGGGCGTGGCCGTGACGCCCGAACCCGTGTTTCTGAGCGACGAGCAGATCGCTGCGGTGGAACGGGAGGCCCGGGTGAAGCTCGATTCGGGCCTCTTCACCTTTTACACCGCTGAGCGCGACGGCAAGTCCTTGGGGTTTGCGGCCATCGAATCCCACACCGTGCGAACCCAGCCGGAGAGTCTCCTGATCGTGCTTTCCCCCAAGGGCGAGGTGGTCCGGGTGGAGGTGCTGGCGTTCCACGAGCCGCCTGAGTATCAGCCCGCGGCACGGTGGTTCGAGCAGATGAAAGGAAGGACGATCGAACAACTGATTCCGGGCAACGGCATCGACGCCGTGTCCGGGGCCACACTGAGCTCGGTGGCGGCGCTGGCCAGCGTGAGGAAGGTCAAGGCGATTTTCAAGCAGGCGCATCCTGCTGGAGGTGAATGA
- a CDS encoding cytochrome-c peroxidase produces the protein MKYRFTLAAGIFGLMASLSAVPEELTLPGGKHLSNKARLGQKLFFDTNLSTPPGQACSSCHDPATAFSDPNKSQPTSNGALKTLKGNRNAPTAAYAAYAPPFHFDPNLRMFVGGQFLDGRAPTLKEQAKGPFLNPLEMANPDQRTVVNKVREAEYAWMFDQVFGPGSLDDTHKAYDRIAAAIAAFERSPVFARFDSKYDYYLKGKVKLTPQEMRGLVIFESEEKGNCAACHPSRPSATGAPPLFTDHTYDNLGVPKNPNNPFYAQPPTLNPDGPAFIDLGLGKQVGKFWENGKMKVPTLRNIALTAPYMHNGYFSTLRSVVDFYNTRDVRPTCWNELVSEAEAQRLGCWPAPEVKQNVNGDELGNLRLSDREVDDLVAFLKTLTDGYRPE, from the coding sequence ATGAAATACCGTTTCACCCTCGCGGCGGGCATTTTCGGACTGATGGCCTCCCTTTCGGCTGTTCCGGAAGAGCTCACCCTGCCGGGCGGAAAACACCTGTCCAACAAAGCCCGCCTTGGCCAGAAACTGTTCTTTGACACCAACCTGTCCACGCCGCCGGGTCAGGCATGCAGCAGTTGTCACGATCCGGCCACGGCTTTTTCCGATCCGAACAAGAGCCAGCCGACTTCCAACGGCGCGCTGAAAACGCTCAAAGGCAACCGCAATGCGCCGACTGCGGCCTATGCCGCCTATGCCCCGCCATTCCACTTCGATCCCAATCTGCGCATGTTCGTTGGCGGGCAGTTCCTGGACGGACGCGCTCCGACACTCAAGGAACAGGCCAAAGGACCGTTCCTCAATCCCTTGGAAATGGCCAACCCCGACCAACGGACGGTGGTGAACAAAGTCCGGGAAGCAGAATACGCCTGGATGTTCGACCAAGTGTTCGGCCCCGGCTCGCTCGACGATACCCACAAGGCTTACGACCGGATCGCCGCCGCGATCGCCGCCTTCGAACGGTCGCCGGTGTTCGCAAGGTTCGATTCCAAATACGACTACTATCTGAAAGGGAAAGTGAAGCTCACGCCGCAGGAAATGCGTGGGCTGGTGATTTTCGAATCCGAGGAAAAAGGCAATTGCGCCGCCTGTCACCCCAGCCGGCCGAGCGCGACCGGCGCCCCGCCCTTATTCACGGATCACACCTACGACAACCTCGGCGTGCCCAAGAATCCGAACAACCCCTTCTATGCCCAGCCGCCAACGCTGAACCCCGACGGCCCGGCTTTCATCGACTTAGGGCTGGGCAAGCAGGTGGGCAAGTTTTGGGAAAACGGCAAGATGAAGGTGCCTACGTTGCGCAACATCGCGCTGACCGCGCCCTACATGCACAACGGCTATTTCAGCACCCTGCGGTCCGTGGTGGACTTCTACAACACCCGCGATGTCCGCCCCACCTGCTGGAACGAACTCGTAAGCGAAGCCGAGGCGCAACGCCTGGGCTGTTGGCCCGCACCCGAGGTCAAACAGAACGTCAATGGCGATGAACTCGGCAATCTGCGCCTGAGCGACCGAGAGGTCGACGATCTGGTCGCGTTCCTCAAAACCCTGACCGACGGCTACCGACCGGAGTAA
- the cax gene encoding calcium/proton exchanger, with product MRLNWLLLFIPIALGLDWTDAHPTLVFLASALAIVPLAALMGDATESLARYLGPTYGGLLSATLGNAPEIIVGLFALHRGLVDVVKASLTGSIIGNLLLGLGLSLFAGGMKCGEQQFDSKTARRNAASLMLAAIALIIPAVFHFSASSEEEISVHIAVVLFFVYCGSIVLTLRRQKAVFGVAAAADELEEKGKAGPEPLGGEVGWSRNRSLGVLAVVTVVLSVMSEIMTDAIQPAADAMGLTPLFAGVFLLAMVGNAAETFNSIRFARSNQVELALGVTVGASTQVALLVAPILVFFSMLIGQDMNLLFSQFEVIAVILAVVITRDLVRDGQSSWFDGFLLIGVYCILAIGFFYIPVTPAS from the coding sequence GTGAGACTGAACTGGTTACTGTTATTTATCCCAATCGCATTGGGTCTAGACTGGACCGATGCCCATCCCACGCTGGTGTTCTTGGCATCGGCCCTGGCGATCGTACCGCTCGCGGCGCTGATGGGTGATGCCACCGAATCGCTCGCGCGCTACCTCGGGCCCACTTATGGTGGCCTGCTCAGCGCGACCCTCGGCAACGCCCCCGAAATCATCGTGGGGCTGTTTGCGCTCCACCGAGGACTGGTGGACGTGGTGAAAGCCTCGTTGACCGGTTCCATCATTGGAAATCTGTTGCTCGGTCTGGGCTTGTCGCTGTTTGCCGGCGGTATGAAATGCGGGGAGCAGCAATTCGATTCCAAGACGGCGCGGCGCAACGCGGCGTCACTGATGCTGGCGGCGATTGCCCTGATCATTCCGGCCGTGTTTCATTTCAGTGCGAGTTCCGAAGAGGAAATCAGCGTCCATATCGCCGTCGTGTTGTTTTTCGTGTACTGCGGGAGCATCGTGCTGACCCTCAGAAGACAGAAGGCGGTGTTCGGCGTCGCGGCGGCCGCCGATGAACTCGAAGAGAAAGGCAAGGCCGGGCCGGAGCCATTGGGCGGAGAAGTCGGATGGAGCAGGAACCGCTCGCTAGGCGTGCTGGCCGTGGTGACCGTCGTTCTGAGTGTCATGAGCGAAATCATGACGGACGCGATCCAGCCAGCGGCTGATGCAATGGGGCTGACCCCACTGTTTGCCGGCGTCTTTCTGCTGGCGATGGTGGGTAACGCGGCCGAAACCTTCAACTCGATCCGGTTCGCCCGCTCCAATCAGGTGGAGCTGGCCCTGGGCGTCACGGTAGGCGCCAGTACTCAGGTGGCCTTGCTGGTGGCTCCCATCCTGGTATTTTTCAGCATGCTCATCGGGCAGGACATGAATCTTCTGTTTTCCCAATTCGAGGTCATCGCCGTCATACTGGCCGTAGTGATCACGCGCGACCTGGTGCGCGACGGCCAGTCGAGCTGGTTCGATGGTTTCCTGCTGATCGGCGTTTACTGCATCCTCGCCATCGGATTCTTCTACATCCCCGTCACACCGGCTTCCTGA
- the cax gene encoding calcium/proton exchanger produces the protein MKLNWLLALIPVSVALNWFHADPILVFFCSALAIVPLAGLMEKATDALSDYLGPTYGGLLNATMGNAPELIIGISALRNGLIDILKASIAGSIMGTLLFGMGLSLLAGGLRKPRQSFDSEMVSINGALLMLGTFGLVIPAVFKFGAKPDQEISLEISIVLFMVYLASMVFTLLTHRPAVGAVAVKAELQEKGEATKEERPAWSPRAAFWILGAVAVVLAVVSDALTDSIDDAADAIGLTPVFAGVFLLSIVGNVAQYMNSTAFAYRNQMTLALSVNLGATTQLVLLVAPFLVIAGNLMGMNMDLLFTEFELVGIILSVMVARNLLADHTSTWLEGVMLIAVYLMLGIGFFYAPSP, from the coding sequence ATGAAACTGAACTGGCTGCTAGCGCTGATACCCGTATCCGTTGCGCTGAACTGGTTCCACGCCGATCCGATTCTGGTTTTCTTCTGCTCCGCCCTTGCCATCGTGCCCCTCGCCGGTCTGATGGAAAAAGCCACGGATGCCCTATCGGACTATTTGGGGCCCACTTACGGAGGACTGTTGAACGCGACCATGGGCAACGCGCCCGAGCTGATCATCGGCATTTCCGCATTGCGCAACGGCCTGATCGACATCCTGAAGGCATCTATCGCGGGCTCGATCATGGGCACACTATTGTTCGGCATGGGCCTTTCCCTCCTCGCCGGCGGGCTGCGCAAGCCCCGCCAGAGCTTCGATAGCGAGATGGTCTCGATCAACGGGGCGCTGCTGATGCTAGGCACCTTCGGGCTCGTGATCCCCGCCGTATTCAAGTTCGGCGCCAAGCCCGACCAGGAAATCAGCCTGGAAATCTCCATCGTCCTGTTCATGGTCTACCTCGCCAGCATGGTCTTCACCCTGCTCACGCACCGGCCGGCGGTCGGCGCCGTCGCGGTGAAAGCGGAACTGCAGGAAAAAGGAGAAGCGACCAAGGAAGAAAGACCGGCATGGAGCCCCAGGGCCGCCTTCTGGATACTCGGCGCGGTGGCCGTCGTGCTGGCGGTCGTGAGCGATGCGCTGACCGACTCCATCGACGACGCAGCGGACGCCATCGGCCTCACCCCCGTGTTTGCCGGTGTGTTCCTGCTTTCCATCGTAGGCAATGTGGCCCAGTACATGAATTCCACCGCGTTCGCTTACCGGAACCAGATGACCCTCGCCCTGTCGGTCAACCTCGGCGCAACGACCCAGCTGGTGCTGCTGGTCGCCCCCTTCCTGGTGATCGCCGGCAACCTCATGGGCATGAACATGGACCTGCTGTTCACCGAGTTCGAACTCGTCGGCATCATTCTGTCGGTGATGGTCGCCCGGAACCTCCTGGCCGACCATACCTCGACCTGGCTCGAAGGCGTGATGCTGATTGCAGTCTATCTGATGCTCGGCATCGGTTTCTTTTATGCGCCATCACCGTAG
- a CDS encoding transposase, producing the protein MLQVLVARRRQLVAMHVAEQHRLSVSHAAARKRIEALIKAIRAQLDEVEAELARHLDTHHADLAQRLASVRGIGPATVATLIADVSELGRLSRREISALIGVAPLNRNSGKMRGKRAIFGGRGEVRHGLYMAALAAIRFNAVIRRFYDRLVAAGKPKKVAIVACMRKLLTILNAMARTGKSWDDSLHPD; encoded by the coding sequence GTGTTGCAGGTGCTGGTGGCCCGCCGGCGTCAGTTGGTCGCGATGCACGTTGCCGAGCAGCATCGGCTCTCGGTCAGCCATGCCGCCGCCCGCAAGCGCATCGAAGCGTTGATCAAGGCCATCCGGGCGCAGCTCGACGAGGTCGAGGCGGAGCTTGCTCGCCACCTCGACACGCATCATGCCGATCTCGCCCAGCGGCTGGCCAGTGTGCGCGGTATCGGTCCGGCGACGGTGGCCACGCTGATTGCCGACGTGTCCGAGCTGGGGCGGCTTTCCCGCCGCGAAATCAGCGCCTTGATCGGGGTCGCACCGCTCAACCGCAACTCGGGAAAGATGCGCGGCAAGCGTGCCATCTTCGGCGGTCGCGGGGAGGTGCGACACGGCCTCTATATGGCGGCGCTGGCGGCCATCCGCTTCAACGCCGTGATCCGGCGGTTCTACGACCGGCTCGTCGCCGCTGGAAAACCCAAGAAGGTCGCCATCGTCGCTTGCATGCGCAAGCTCCTGACCATCCTCAACGCCATGGCCAGAACCGGAAAATCTTGGGACGATTCTCTTCATCCCGATTGA